In Sphingobium amiense, a genomic segment contains:
- a CDS encoding CaiB/BaiF CoA transferase family protein, which translates to MGPLAGFRIVEIGGIGPAPLAAMLLADMGTTVLRLCRSDDHGPGLRKPVALDLVMRNRRSLAIDLKNPAGIDLALELIEKADGLIEGFRPGAAERMGLGPDAALARNPRLVYGRVTGFGQDGPLAQAAGHDINYIALTGALDAIGVAGGKPAIPMNLLGDYAGGSLYLVMGMLAAMLEARQSGKGQVVDAAIVDGTASLMTMIYGLRLADLHARPRGENLLDGGSAIYNVYECLDGAYVSVGPIEPKFRAILFGLIGIDPASGDDPDLQARLEALFRTRTQAEWRTLLEGTDACFAPVLSMADAPHHPHNRARGTFVTIDGVTQPAPAPRFSRTVPALPTPPEAPGAGGEAALLEWGVHPADIEALARKGAITCMKAAAAHV; encoded by the coding sequence ATGGGTCCGCTGGCGGGGTTTCGCATCGTAGAGATTGGCGGCATCGGGCCGGCACCGCTGGCCGCGATGCTGCTGGCGGATATGGGCACCACGGTGCTGCGCCTGTGTCGCTCCGATGATCACGGACCAGGGCTGCGCAAGCCGGTCGCGCTGGACCTCGTCATGCGCAATCGCCGGTCGCTGGCGATCGACCTCAAAAACCCCGCGGGCATCGATCTGGCGCTGGAACTGATCGAAAAGGCCGACGGCCTGATCGAAGGGTTTCGCCCCGGCGCTGCAGAGCGGATGGGGCTGGGGCCGGACGCGGCGTTGGCGCGCAACCCCCGGCTGGTCTATGGGCGGGTCACAGGGTTCGGGCAGGACGGACCGCTGGCGCAGGCGGCCGGCCACGACATCAACTATATCGCGCTGACGGGGGCGCTGGACGCCATCGGCGTCGCCGGCGGAAAGCCCGCCATCCCGATGAACCTGCTGGGCGATTATGCCGGCGGCTCGCTCTATCTGGTGATGGGGATGCTGGCCGCGATGCTGGAGGCGCGCCAGTCGGGCAAAGGGCAGGTCGTGGATGCCGCCATCGTCGACGGCACGGCATCGCTGATGACGATGATCTACGGCTTGCGCCTTGCCGACCTGCACGCCCGGCCAAGAGGCGAAAATCTGCTGGACGGCGGTTCGGCCATCTACAATGTCTATGAATGCCTGGACGGAGCCTATGTCTCCGTGGGGCCGATCGAACCCAAGTTCCGGGCCATCCTGTTCGGCCTGATCGGGATCGATCCCGCAAGCGGCGACGACCCCGATCTCCAGGCGCGGCTGGAGGCGCTGTTCAGGACGCGGACCCAGGCCGAGTGGCGCACCTTGCTGGAGGGCACCGACGCCTGTTTCGCGCCGGTCCTGTCGATGGCGGACGCGCCGCACCATCCGCATAATCGCGCGCGCGGCACATTCGTCACGATAGACGGCGTCACCCAACCCGCGCCCGCGCCCCGGTTCAGTCGAACCGTCCCGGCCCTGCCCACGCCGCCCGAAGCCCCGGGCGCCGGCGGCGAGGCCGCCCTGCTGGAATGGGGCGTCCATCCGGCGGACATCGAAGCGCTCGCGCGCAAGGGCGCGATCACATGCATGAAAGCAGCAGCCGCGCATGTCTGA
- a CDS encoding CaiB/BaiF CoA transferase family protein: protein MAGTGPLQGIRILDLSTVLMGPYASLLLAQMGADVIKVEAPEGDIVRLIGKARNPGMSGIYLTANRGKRSIVLDLKQPQDREELLLIAQTCDVMLYNLRPQAMARLGLAYEDVAAVKPDIIYVGTFGYGEDGPYAGKPAYDDLIQGASGAASLSALVRPGAAPAYLPIAIADRMVGIHAVNAILAALVHRERTGEGQRVDVPMFETMVSVVLGDHMAGLTFDPPLDDGGYARLLAPDRKPMQTSDGHVCVLIYNDKQWKRFFEMLGRDDAQTDPRLQNQSTRTTHIAAIYADLAQIFLTKTTAEWMALLEKADIPVMPLHDLQSLLDDPHLAATGFFEQLDHPSEGRIRGMRIPSRWSATQPGAPGPAPRLNEHGDEIRREARQMLAARSADPVLRVANGGDL from the coding sequence ATGGCCGGCACCGGACCCTTGCAGGGCATTCGCATACTCGACCTTTCCACCGTCCTGATGGGGCCCTATGCGTCGCTGCTGCTGGCGCAGATGGGCGCGGACGTCATCAAGGTGGAGGCGCCGGAAGGCGACATCGTCCGGCTGATCGGCAAGGCGCGCAATCCCGGCATGTCGGGCATCTACCTGACCGCCAATCGCGGCAAGCGCAGCATCGTCCTGGACCTCAAGCAGCCGCAGGATCGCGAGGAATTGCTGCTGATCGCGCAGACCTGTGACGTGATGCTCTACAATCTGCGGCCACAGGCCATGGCGCGGCTTGGCCTGGCCTATGAGGATGTCGCGGCCGTCAAACCCGATATCATCTATGTCGGCACGTTCGGCTATGGCGAGGACGGGCCATATGCGGGGAAGCCGGCCTATGACGACCTGATCCAGGGGGCATCGGGCGCGGCATCGCTGTCCGCGCTGGTCCGGCCCGGCGCGGCGCCCGCCTATCTGCCGATCGCCATCGCGGATCGCATGGTGGGCATCCATGCGGTCAACGCCATCCTCGCCGCGCTGGTGCACCGTGAACGGACGGGCGAGGGACAGCGTGTGGACGTGCCGATGTTCGAAACGATGGTCAGCGTCGTTCTGGGCGACCATATGGCAGGACTGACCTTCGACCCGCCGCTCGACGATGGCGGCTATGCCCGGCTGCTCGCGCCCGATCGCAAGCCGATGCAGACGAGCGACGGCCATGTCTGCGTGCTGATCTACAATGACAAGCAATGGAAGCGGTTCTTCGAGATGCTGGGGCGGGACGATGCGCAGACCGACCCGCGCCTGCAGAACCAGAGCACCCGCACCACTCATATCGCCGCCATCTACGCCGACCTGGCGCAGATATTCCTGACCAAGACGACCGCCGAATGGATGGCCTTGCTGGAAAAGGCGGACATTCCGGTGATGCCGCTCCATGACCTCCAGTCCCTGCTGGACGATCCGCATCTGGCCGCGACCGGCTTCTTCGAGCAACTCGACCACCCCAGCGAAGGCAGGATACGCGGGATGCGGATACCCAGCCGGTGGAGCGCGACACAGCCGGGCGCGCCCGGCCCAGCGCCGCGTCTGAACGAACATGGGGACGAGATACGGCGGGAAGCCCGCCAGATGCTGGCCGCGCGATCGGCCGATCCGGTGCTGCGCGTCGCCAATGGCGGGGACCTGTAA
- a CDS encoding carboxymuconolactone decarboxylase family protein, giving the protein MSARQDGAPRFDRDEAMALLRHVVGEETFQRRQAGINGFNQEIRRLGEDYCFGEIWTRPGLPPKLRSIACIGMLIGLNRGAELRIHIGGALNNGCTVEEIKEVLLQSVIYCGLPACNDAFRIAEDVLRERGIDLGMATPGS; this is encoded by the coding sequence ATGAGCGCGCGGCAGGACGGAGCGCCCCGGTTCGACAGGGACGAGGCGATGGCGCTGCTGCGCCATGTGGTGGGCGAGGAAACCTTCCAGCGGCGGCAGGCCGGCATCAACGGGTTCAACCAGGAAATCCGCCGGTTGGGCGAGGATTATTGCTTCGGCGAAATCTGGACGCGGCCGGGCCTGCCGCCCAAGCTGCGCAGCATCGCGTGCATCGGCATGCTGATCGGGCTGAACCGGGGCGCGGAATTGCGGATTCACATCGGCGGCGCCCTCAATAACGGCTGCACGGTCGAAGAGATCAAGGAAGTGCTGCTCCAGTCGGTGATCTATTGCGGCCTTCCGGCGTGCAACGACGCCTTCCGCATCGCCGAGGACGTGCTGCGGGAACGCGGGATCGATCTGGGCATGGCAACGCCGGGCAGCTGA
- a CDS encoding NAD(P)-dependent oxidoreductase: MTDIAASVLAGTATVGFIGLGHMGGPMARCLIRAGLPVIVQDISPAVARTIAGDEARIVATPAALAAEADVILMSLPTPDIVSAVCEGPDGIMAGGATRIVIDLSTTGPRATERLAARFAEKGVAFIDAPVSGGVSAAEQGTLTIMAAGDKAAYDAIEPLLKIVGGKLFYMGGQAGMGQSMKLVNNMLAAVNAMGAFEVLVLGAKLGLDAQQMLDVLNVSSGQNFMTSVKIPQCVMPRTFPPRFATTLMHKDVRLCLEEADAAGAQMWVGQVVRQMLAFAIAQGGGDKDFAATIQHYEQWAGATVGSAPLPAQQAAE; this comes from the coding sequence ATGACGGACATTGCAGCCAGCGTCTTGGCCGGGACGGCGACGGTGGGCTTTATCGGCCTGGGGCATATGGGCGGGCCGATGGCGCGGTGCCTGATCCGGGCGGGGTTGCCGGTCATCGTGCAGGACATCTCGCCGGCCGTCGCCCGGACGATCGCCGGAGACGAGGCCAGGATCGTCGCAACGCCGGCCGCACTCGCCGCCGAAGCGGATGTCATCCTGATGAGCCTGCCGACGCCCGACATCGTATCGGCCGTGTGCGAAGGGCCTGACGGCATCATGGCAGGCGGCGCCACGCGCATCGTCATCGACCTGTCGACCACCGGGCCGCGCGCGACGGAGCGGCTGGCCGCGCGGTTTGCCGAAAAGGGCGTCGCTTTCATCGACGCGCCGGTCAGCGGCGGCGTAAGCGCGGCGGAGCAGGGGACGCTGACCATCATGGCCGCGGGCGACAAGGCCGCCTATGACGCGATCGAGCCGTTGCTGAAGATCGTCGGCGGCAAGCTGTTCTACATGGGCGGGCAGGCCGGGATGGGCCAGTCGATGAAGCTGGTGAACAACATGCTGGCCGCCGTCAACGCCATGGGCGCCTTCGAAGTGCTTGTGCTGGGCGCGAAGCTGGGGCTGGACGCGCAGCAGATGCTCGACGTGCTCAACGTTTCGAGCGGACAGAATTTCATGACCAGCGTCAAGATCCCGCAATGCGTGATGCCGCGCACCTTTCCGCCACGCTTCGCCACCACGCTGATGCACAAGGACGTGCGGCTTTGCCTGGAGGAAGCGGACGCGGCGGGCGCGCAGATGTGGGTGGGCCAGGTCGTGCGCCAGATGCTGGCCTTCGCCATCGCGCAGGGCGGCGGCGACAAGGATTTCGCGGCGACGATTCAGCATTATGAACAATGGGCGGGCGCGACGGTCGGTTCCGCCCCGCTCCCCGCCCAGCAGGCCGCAGAATGA
- a CDS encoding LLM class flavin-dependent oxidoreductase, whose translation MEFGVLFTSQPDINKDAYPYHDIHRQVTEMVVAVDRLGYDMAWIAEHHFSNMYGIMPDIFAYTAYLAAKTKNIKLGAAVVTLPMAHPVRVAENAAFLDVLTNGRFLLGFGSGYRPYEFAGFGVPFDERRDIQEEALPLIYDLLTKKKVTHKGKYFNVDISGDYEIFPQAIQSPHPPLYLAAATERSIHKAADRGLGVMFSGLSSTEQLAAEGDMYRKAMEKTPDALRSNPAFGEIDIARWVYVAETDEKARKITEEGILKHMNMYDGKQTVGYLGTVSPDLYASRGGDWYADLVSKNVLIHGSPSTVAAKVAELQEKVGMTSLLSMYPPYYGSERLLDSFTLFQEEVAPQFKKQKTLKVA comes from the coding sequence ATGGAATTCGGTGTACTTTTTACGTCGCAGCCCGACATCAACAAGGATGCCTATCCTTATCACGACATTCACCGGCAAGTAACGGAGATGGTCGTTGCTGTCGATCGTCTGGGCTATGACATGGCGTGGATCGCCGAACATCATTTCAGCAACATGTATGGGATCATGCCCGACATCTTCGCCTATACGGCATATCTTGCCGCGAAGACGAAGAACATCAAGCTGGGCGCGGCCGTCGTCACCCTGCCGATGGCGCACCCCGTCCGCGTCGCCGAAAACGCGGCCTTCCTCGACGTGCTGACCAACGGGCGGTTCCTGCTGGGCTTCGGGTCGGGATATCGCCCCTATGAGTTCGCGGGTTTCGGCGTTCCCTTCGACGAACGGCGCGACATCCAGGAAGAGGCGCTGCCGCTGATCTACGACCTGCTCACCAAGAAGAAGGTCACGCACAAGGGCAAATATTTCAACGTCGACATCTCTGGCGACTATGAAATCTTCCCGCAGGCGATCCAGAGCCCGCATCCGCCGCTCTACCTGGCGGCGGCGACCGAGCGGTCGATCCACAAGGCGGCGGACCGCGGCCTGGGCGTCATGTTCTCCGGCCTGTCCTCGACCGAGCAGCTTGCCGCCGAGGGCGACATGTATCGCAAGGCAATGGAGAAGACGCCCGACGCGCTCCGGTCCAACCCCGCCTTCGGCGAGATCGACATCGCGCGTTGGGTCTATGTCGCCGAAACCGACGAAAAGGCGCGCAAGATCACCGAGGAAGGCATCCTCAAGCATATGAACATGTATGACGGCAAGCAGACCGTCGGCTATCTGGGCACGGTGTCGCCGGACCTTTACGCCAGCAGGGGCGGGGACTGGTATGCCGACCTGGTATCCAAGAACGTCCTGATCCACGGTTCGCCCAGCACCGTCGCGGCCAAGGTGGCCGAACTGCAGGAGAAGGTCGGCATGACGTCGCTGCTGTCCATGTATCCGCCCTATTATGGTTCGGAGAGACTGCTCGATTCCTTCACCCTGTTCCAGGAAGAGGTCGCGCCGCAGTTCAAGAAGCAGAAGACGCTCAAGGTCGCCTGA
- a CDS encoding MBL fold metallo-hydrolase, whose product MTNIRGRGQGDAPQQVWHIGDVTITKFVDCVEEHDLTHLFPKATVQALLDIPWLQPNFLTADGTGIFSYHALVVETPTRRIIVDTCWGYEKGRGPSEELAQIQSLLLEDLEAAGYPRESFDTVLCTHLHADHVGCNTMMVDGKWVPTFTNARYILNRTEFEYWKAPYDMVPDPEFIHTMEATFYDSVAPVHEAGLIDLVEGTHKICEEVTLVPTPGHSPGHVSIHIASRGEQALITGDMAHHPSQLVHTDWSLRWDFDGEQSVRTREQVFSDAADKPILVIGTHWAGVTAGHVKRDGDSYRLQCD is encoded by the coding sequence ATGACGAACATCAGAGGCAGGGGGCAGGGCGACGCACCCCAGCAGGTCTGGCATATCGGCGATGTCACCATCACGAAATTCGTCGATTGCGTGGAGGAGCATGACCTGACCCACCTGTTCCCGAAGGCGACGGTCCAGGCGCTGCTGGACATTCCGTGGCTGCAACCCAATTTCCTGACGGCGGACGGGACCGGCATATTCAGCTATCATGCGCTGGTGGTGGAGACGCCGACCCGGCGGATCATCGTCGACACATGCTGGGGTTATGAAAAGGGGCGGGGCCCGTCGGAGGAGCTGGCGCAGATCCAGTCCCTGCTGCTGGAGGATCTGGAGGCGGCGGGCTATCCGCGCGAAAGCTTCGACACCGTGCTGTGCACCCATCTCCATGCGGATCATGTCGGCTGCAACACGATGATGGTCGACGGCAAATGGGTGCCGACCTTCACCAACGCGCGCTACATCCTCAACCGCACCGAGTTCGAATATTGGAAGGCGCCCTATGACATGGTGCCGGACCCGGAATTCATCCACACGATGGAGGCGACATTCTACGATTCCGTCGCGCCGGTGCACGAAGCCGGCCTGATCGACCTAGTCGAGGGAACCCACAAAATCTGCGAAGAAGTGACCCTGGTGCCCACGCCCGGTCATTCGCCCGGCCATGTCAGCATCCATATCGCGTCGCGCGGGGAGCAGGCGCTGATTACCGGCGACATGGCCCATCACCCCAGCCAGCTCGTCCATACCGACTGGAGCCTGCGCTGGGATTTCGACGGCGAGCAGTCGGTGCGGACGCGCGAACAGGTGTTTTCCGACGCCGCCGACAAGCCGATCCTGGTGATCGGAACCCATTGGGCGGGCGTGACGGCGGGCCATGTCAAACGCGACGGCGACTCCTACCGTCTGCAATGCGACTGA